The following are encoded together in the Phaseolus vulgaris cultivar G19833 chromosome 9, P. vulgaris v2.0, whole genome shotgun sequence genome:
- the LOC137820218 gene encoding dihydrolipoyl dehydrogenase 1, chloroplastic → MPSSISLSSSYASTVSRPRHSFPLSGGTLVPSTLNFCGLRSKAFTSSSLNHHCHRRRRHSAAVSAALSNNGTAPTFFDYDLLIIGAGVGGHGAALHAVEKGLKTAIVEGDVVGGTCVNRGCVPSKALLAVSGRMRELRDDHHLKSLGLQVSGAGYDRQAVADHANNLASKIRGNLTNSLKALGVDILTGFGTILGPQKVKVGSSNKVVTAKDIIVATGSVPFVPKGIEVDGKTVITSDHALKLETVPDWIAIVGSGYIGLEFSDVYTALGSEVTFIEALDQLMPGFDPEISKLAQRVLINPRNIDYHTGVFASKVTPARDGKPVTIELIDAKTKEQKETLEVDAALIATGRSPFTQGLGLENIDVVTQRGFVPVDERMRVLDANGNLVPHLYCIGDANGKMMLAHAASAQGISVVEQVTGRDHVLNHLSIPAACFTHPEISMVGLTEPQAREKGEKEGFEVSVAKTSFKANTKALAENEGEGLAKLIYRPDTGEILGVHIFGLHAADLIHEASNAIALGTRIQDIKFAVHAHPTLSEVLDELFKSAKVKAQASAPVKEAVAV, encoded by the exons ATGCCATCATccatttctctctcttcttcttacGCTTCCACTGTTTCGAGGCCACGTCACTCTTTTCCTCTCTCCGGTGGCACCCTCGTCCCTTCGACTCTCAATTTCTGTGGTCTCCGCAGCAAGGCATTCACTTCCAGTTCCCTCAACCACCACTGCCACCGGCGCCGGCGGCACTCCGCCGCAGTGTCCGCCGCTCTTTCCAACAACGGTACCGCTCCCACATTTTTCGACTACGACTTGCTCATCATCGGTGCCGGCGTCGGTGGCCACGGCGCCGCGCTTCACGCCGTCGAGAAG GGCTTGAAAACGGCCATTGTTGAGGGAGATGTGGTTGGAGGGACGTGTGTGAATAGAGGTTGTGTTCCTTCTAAGGCACTTTTGGCTGTGAGTGGTCGTATGCGAGAGCTGCGGGATGATCATCACTTGAAGTCGCTGGGTTTGCAG GTTTCTGGTGCTGGGTATGACAGACAAGCAGTTGCTGACCATGCTAATAATCTTGCTTCAAAAATCCGTGGCAACTTGACCAACTCCTTGAAAGCTCTTGGAGTGGACATTCTCACTGGTTTTGGAACTATTTTG GGTCCTCAAAAGGTGAAAGTTGGCTCTTCCAACAAAGTGGTAACTGCAAAAGACATCATCGTTGCCACTGGGTCGGTTCCTTTTGTTCCTAAGGGCATTGAAGTTGATG GGAAGACTGTGATTACTAGTGACCATGCACTCAAACTGGAGACTGTTCCAGATTGGATAGCAATTGTAGGAAGTGGCTATATCGGCCTTGAATTCAGTGATGTTTATACAGCTCTTGGAAGTGAG GTTActttcattgaagctttagaccaGCTCATGCCAGGATTTGATCCTGAAATTAGCAAGTTGGCTCAAAGGGTTCTCATAAATCCCCGGAATATTGACTATCATACTGGAGTTTTTGCATCAAAG GTCACTCCTGCAAGAGATGGAAAACCTGTCACGATTGAGCTCATTGATGCAAAGACCAAGGAACAAAAGGAGACTTTAGAG GTGGATGCTGCGCTAATAGCAACTGGAAGGTCTCCTTTCACACAAGGTCTTGGATTGGAAAAT ATTGATGTTGTAACACAGCGTGGTTTTGTTCCTGTGGATGAGCGCATGCGAGTACTTGATGCAAATGGAAACCTG GTTCCTCATTTGTATTGTATTGGTGATGCAAATGGAAAGATGATGCTTGCTCATGCTGCCAGTGCGCAAGGAATTTCAG TGGTTGAACAAGTCACTGGAAGAGATCATGTGCTCAATCATTTAAGCATACCAGCTGCTTGTTTTACTCATCCTGAAATCAGCATGGTTGGATTGACCGAG CCTCAAgcaagggagaaaggtgaaaagGAAGGATTTGAAGTAAGCGTTGCCAAAACAAGTTTTAAAGCTAACACAAAGGCCTTAGCTGAAAATGAAGGGGAGGGTCTTGCAAAG TTGATATACAGGCCTGACACTGGAGAGATACTGGGAGTTCACATTTTCGGGTTGCATGCTGCTGATCTCATCCACGAGGCATCCAATGCAATAGCGTTAGGAACACGTATTCAG GACATAAAATTTGCCGTTCATGCTCATCCGACTTTGTCTGAGGTGCTTGATGAGCTGTTTAAATCAGCAAAG GTTAAAGCACAAGCTTCTGCGCCAGTAAAGGAAGCAGTTGCAGTTTAA